Proteins co-encoded in one Leptospira stimsonii genomic window:
- the corA gene encoding magnesium/cobalt transporter CorA, whose amino-acid sequence MKRILFTEFFPEGNLEKSVAGPCEALLEAGEKPPGLPELEWLCSKGLVWIDLDSTDGSDLDFLARECNFHPLAIEDCINKNQRPKLDEYGSYIFIVLHHFHYDAEKKILRSTEIHIFFNEKFVVTVHQKEEPLIEQLRARCMSQGNPLSRGTDQILYLLFDQTVDSNFPILDKMSEEIVKIETQILVNQDSQQTIAGILFLKRNLTRIRRVLSPQREIVNSLIRRDSHFLSPKIQIYFRDVYDHLSRLYETIDMDRDLLGNTMDAYFSVISQRTNDVVKRLTLISLIFMPLTFLTGFFGMNFTAIPYDSTAFLIITVLGASLIPPGMIYWFRKKHWFKG is encoded by the coding sequence GTGAAACGGATCTTATTTACAGAATTTTTTCCGGAAGGAAATTTAGAAAAATCCGTAGCGGGTCCTTGTGAAGCGCTTTTGGAGGCAGGAGAGAAACCGCCCGGACTTCCGGAGCTGGAATGGCTTTGTTCCAAGGGACTTGTCTGGATCGATCTGGATTCCACTGACGGAAGTGATCTCGATTTTCTCGCAAGAGAATGTAATTTTCATCCGCTCGCAATCGAAGATTGTATCAACAAGAATCAAAGACCAAAACTCGACGAATACGGCTCTTATATTTTTATCGTCCTCCATCACTTTCATTATGACGCAGAGAAAAAGATTCTCAGAAGCACCGAGATTCATATCTTCTTCAATGAGAAGTTCGTAGTAACGGTTCATCAAAAAGAGGAACCTCTGATCGAACAACTCAGAGCACGTTGTATGTCACAGGGAAATCCGCTTTCTCGTGGAACCGATCAGATTCTCTATCTCCTTTTTGATCAAACGGTGGATTCCAATTTTCCGATCTTGGACAAGATGAGTGAAGAAATCGTAAAGATTGAAACGCAAATTTTAGTCAATCAGGACAGCCAACAAACGATCGCAGGAATTCTTTTTCTCAAACGGAACCTAACACGCATTCGACGAGTCCTTTCCCCTCAAAGAGAAATCGTAAACAGCCTTATACGAAGGGACAGTCATTTTTTGAGCCCGAAAATACAAATCTATTTCCGGGACGTCTACGATCACCTCAGCCGTTTGTATGAAACCATCGATATGGATCGTGATCTTTTAGGCAACACGATGGACGCGTATTTTTCGGTCATTTCCCAGAGAACGAACGACGTAGTAAAAAGACTCACTCTCATCAGTTTAATCTTCATGCCTCTCACCTTTCTCACCGGTTTTTTCGGAATGAACTTCACAGCCATTCCATACGACAGCACCGCATTTCTCATCATCACCGTGTTAGGCGCGAGTCTCATTCCTCCCGGAATGATCTACTGGTTTCGAAAAAAACATTGGTTCAAAGGATAA
- a CDS encoding aldolase/citrate lyase family protein yields the protein MKEQIDRKLIELRRTLVSLTDQYPICGLKGGTETEDMDADEIRILHLVAKDLVPVTVKIGGPEARTDIRMLVKEEIEGICAPMIESSYALKNFIQTLKSMLTPVNYGKVSKSINLETITGYKNLIEIADSRPFEDLDQVTAARSDLSASMGLIPDDEEVMRVTKNIVYLSRERGKRTSVGGTITKSNFRKISEIIGPDLINSRHVVVNVAESMKKNPEEVAEAMLFFEIELYDLFSVLKPEKAFSYKNRMETNRERIGARKVLYSIR from the coding sequence GTGAAAGAGCAGATAGACCGTAAACTCATCGAACTCAGAAGAACCCTCGTTTCTCTCACCGATCAGTACCCGATCTGCGGGTTGAAGGGCGGGACCGAAACGGAGGACATGGACGCGGATGAAATCCGAATTCTCCATCTGGTAGCCAAGGACCTGGTTCCGGTTACGGTGAAGATCGGCGGGCCCGAGGCGAGGACGGATATCAGAATGCTCGTCAAAGAGGAGATCGAAGGAATCTGCGCTCCTATGATCGAATCTTCTTACGCACTCAAAAATTTTATACAAACTCTCAAAAGTATGCTCACACCGGTGAACTACGGAAAAGTTTCCAAATCGATCAACTTGGAAACGATCACGGGTTATAAGAATCTGATCGAAATTGCGGATTCCCGTCCATTCGAGGACTTGGATCAAGTGACCGCGGCGCGTTCGGATCTTTCGGCTTCCATGGGTCTGATCCCGGACGATGAGGAAGTGATGCGAGTCACGAAGAATATCGTCTATCTTTCCAGAGAAAGAGGAAAGAGAACTTCCGTAGGCGGGACGATCACAAAATCGAATTTCAGAAAGATCTCCGAAATCATAGGACCGGATCTGATCAATTCCAGACACGTTGTCGTAAACGTCGCGGAATCGATGAAGAAGAATCCGGAGGAAGTCGCGGAAGCGATGTTGTTCTTTGAGATCGAACTCTACGACCTCTTCTCTGTTTTAAAACCCGAAAAGGCTTTCTCCTATAAAAATCGAATGGAAACCAATCGGGAAAGAATCGGGGCAAGAAAGGTTCTTTACTCGATCCGATAA
- a CDS encoding AtpZ/AtpI family protein, which yields MAEKNLEPSDKEKDPSGFQKESKPPEKEVSPWEFAGLGMEFGVIVLGSVYLGNFLDGKFHSSPFGLLVACLLGFSYGIYYIIYRTTLKK from the coding sequence ATGGCGGAGAAGAATTTAGAACCTTCCGACAAAGAGAAGGATCCTTCCGGATTTCAGAAAGAATCCAAACCTCCGGAGAAAGAAGTTTCCCCTTGGGAATTTGCGGGTTTGGGAATGGAATTCGGCGTGATCGTCTTAGGTTCCGTTTATCTCGGAAATTTTTTGGACGGAAAGTTTCATTCTTCTCCTTTCGGTCTCCTCGTAGCCTGTCTTCTCGGGTTTTCCTACGGAATCTATTACATTATCTATCGAACCACTCTCAAAAAGTAG
- a CDS encoding sensor histidine kinase, whose product MINSGLRIRWFKLFFWFSINTVIGTMNSLLIAHNSNSPFWKVFLATQITTHFVCGIVEMTVESLNSSGQKHGILKSGITLILASCFAAIIGVAAGGILHAIALSDESPGREHGGSYNILLSSLILALFISVLEKSMQILIEKKKESESALKDLHYAALQSRMDPHYLFNTLNTIHALLEIDPLRADRAILLLSDSYRFLTERHSARLVSFKEEWEFTKNYLELQKIRFADFMELKMESHGDFSGVSIPPLSIQPLVENSFKHSESSANIQRKIYVKAVTKDGRIRISVEDNGTISTSKREYTSPTGGGFGMNAIRSTLRNIQARLDYNFRDAILKLEEGKSGGTTVLLEYSI is encoded by the coding sequence ATGATAAACTCCGGCCTCCGCATTCGTTGGTTTAAGCTGTTCTTTTGGTTCTCCATCAACACAGTGATCGGAACGATGAATTCTCTTCTTATCGCGCATAATTCAAATTCGCCATTTTGGAAAGTTTTTCTTGCGACTCAAATTACGACTCATTTCGTTTGCGGAATCGTAGAGATGACTGTCGAATCGTTGAATTCTTCCGGCCAAAAACATGGAATCTTAAAATCCGGAATCACTCTGATTCTTGCTTCTTGTTTTGCCGCGATCATCGGAGTGGCGGCCGGTGGAATTCTTCACGCAATAGCCCTATCGGATGAAAGTCCCGGAAGAGAACACGGCGGTTCTTATAATATTCTATTGAGTTCGTTAATACTCGCACTCTTTATCTCCGTTCTGGAGAAGTCGATGCAGATCCTGATCGAAAAGAAGAAGGAATCGGAGAGCGCGCTTAAGGATCTTCACTACGCGGCTTTGCAATCCAGGATGGATCCTCATTATCTGTTCAATACTTTGAACACGATTCACGCGTTATTGGAGATCGATCCCTTGAGAGCGGATCGAGCGATTCTTCTTTTATCGGATTCGTATCGATTTTTAACGGAGAGGCATTCCGCGAGATTAGTATCATTTAAGGAAGAATGGGAGTTTACAAAAAATTATCTGGAGTTACAAAAAATCCGATTTGCGGATTTTATGGAACTCAAGATGGAAAGTCACGGAGATTTTTCGGGCGTATCGATTCCCCCGCTTTCGATTCAGCCTCTTGTGGAAAACAGCTTTAAACATTCTGAAAGTTCCGCGAACATTCAAAGAAAAATTTACGTGAAAGCGGTAACAAAAGACGGAAGAATTCGAATTTCAGTCGAAGACAACGGAACCATCTCTACATCCAAAAGAGAATACACGAGTCCCACTGGAGGTGGATTTGGAATGAACGCGATAAGAAGTACACTGAGAAACATACAAGCAAGGCTTGACTATAATTTTAGGGACGCTATATTAAAATTAGAAGAAGGGAAGTCCGGAGGAACTACGGTTCTCCTTGAGTATTCGATATGA
- a CDS encoding LytR/AlgR family response regulator transcription factor — MIEANFSVLIVEDEIPARELLRKYLEEWPSFKIEAVVGNGRQALEILDRKNFDLIFLDVNLPEKSGIQVIEEKGKLAPALVFTTAYRDHALQAFEAGALDYLLKPYSRERFRETMTRAEEFLSVRKKGNKMESFLFFRESGVLHRLSLSKLLYLTANGKKCVLHSLEKDHETSKLLGDMEAELPSDRFVRIHKKYILNLEYISGMKSNAGGGYEVFLNDEDETVLPVGREYVSNLRERFRENGV; from the coding sequence ATGATCGAGGCAAATTTTAGCGTATTGATTGTGGAAGACGAGATTCCCGCGAGGGAACTGCTGAGAAAATATTTGGAAGAATGGCCTTCCTTTAAAATCGAAGCCGTCGTTGGAAACGGGCGTCAGGCTCTGGAGATTTTGGATCGAAAGAATTTTGATCTCATTTTTTTGGATGTGAATCTTCCGGAAAAATCGGGCATTCAAGTTATTGAAGAAAAAGGAAAGTTGGCTCCGGCTCTTGTCTTTACGACCGCCTATCGAGATCATGCTCTACAAGCATTCGAAGCGGGCGCATTGGATTATCTACTCAAACCCTATTCGAGAGAACGATTTCGCGAAACCATGACGAGGGCGGAAGAATTTTTATCCGTTCGAAAAAAAGGAAACAAAATGGAATCCTTTTTGTTCTTTCGGGAATCGGGAGTTTTACATAGGCTTTCTCTTTCCAAACTTCTTTATCTTACCGCGAACGGAAAAAAATGCGTTCTCCATAGTTTGGAAAAAGACCACGAAACCTCCAAACTTTTAGGAGACATGGAAGCGGAATTGCCTTCCGATCGGTTCGTAAGAATTCACAAAAAATACATTCTAAATTTAGAATATATTTCCGGAATGAAATCGAACGCGGGCGGCGGATACGAGGTATTTTTGAACGACGAAGACGAAACCGTCCTTCCCGTAGGCCGGGAATATGTTTCCAATCTGAGAGAGCGATTTCGAGAAAACGGAGTCTGA
- the lepB gene encoding signal peptidase I yields MNLEPEVKTKDSSHGEESPLSSTLSFILIVILVFAFKSSVLDANNIPSGSMIPTLKIGDFLFVNKMRYSIRMPFTEAELFRIDNPKRGDIVTFAPPQRALNLGDTRDGFFAKRYVKRVIGLPGDTIRISSKFLSTKKGNVNYSVIEYKEKGSDTFQGYDPVEVEEGELLGDLDNLYAPTRSLFLEKKPGFEHFVLEGYEEDRKRLDGYECNFSIGCEIPENQYMVVGDNRDDSHDSRAWGFVKREDILGKALVIYFSINWKDNVCEYKSGKELAEKGPEFAERYQGEELVKNCHPTEIGLAREESKAGWIERTLRYRLWRMEIRWNRIGKILR; encoded by the coding sequence ATGAACCTGGAACCCGAGGTAAAAACAAAAGATTCCTCCCATGGAGAAGAATCTCCTCTTAGCTCTACTTTATCCTTTATTCTCATCGTGATTCTGGTCTTTGCCTTCAAATCCTCGGTTTTGGACGCGAATAATATCCCTTCTGGATCGATGATTCCGACCCTAAAAATCGGAGATTTTCTCTTCGTAAACAAGATGAGATACTCGATTCGAATGCCTTTTACCGAAGCAGAGCTCTTTCGGATCGATAATCCGAAACGAGGCGACATCGTTACGTTCGCTCCTCCCCAAAGAGCGCTCAATCTCGGCGATACCCGCGACGGATTCTTCGCGAAACGTTATGTAAAACGAGTCATCGGTCTTCCGGGAGACACGATTCGGATCAGCTCTAAATTTCTTTCCACCAAAAAAGGAAACGTAAACTATTCCGTCATCGAGTACAAAGAAAAGGGATCGGATACATTCCAAGGTTACGATCCGGTGGAAGTAGAAGAGGGAGAATTGCTAGGAGATCTCGACAATCTCTACGCTCCGACACGGTCCTTATTTTTAGAAAAGAAACCCGGTTTTGAACACTTCGTCTTAGAAGGTTACGAAGAAGATCGAAAGCGCCTCGACGGTTATGAATGTAATTTTTCCATCGGTTGTGAAATTCCGGAAAATCAATACATGGTCGTGGGGGACAATCGAGACGATTCTCACGATTCGCGAGCCTGGGGTTTTGTAAAAAGAGAAGACATACTTGGAAAAGCGCTCGTGATTTATTTTTCCATCAACTGGAAAGACAACGTCTGCGAATACAAGAGTGGAAAAGAACTCGCCGAAAAAGGTCCGGAATTTGCGGAACGATACCAAGGCGAAGAACTCGTGAAAAATTGTCATCCAACGGAAATCGGTCTTGCGAGAGAAGAGAGCAAGGCCGGCTGGATCGAAAGAACCTTACGGTATCGACTCTGGAGAATGGAAATTCGCTGGAATCGAATCGGAAAGATTTTAAGATAA
- a CDS encoding TPR end-of-group domain-containing protein translates to MKSFRTSLLLLCILLEWNCLSFAQRDRQERWVEVMNGIETGKPESREEREKKILHFLKSSSEDSVELRETLRNFILFESARRFHDSLAKKEFEKASWVARIFQETVSFFGIGEATLEGIKSKNVYSAREYFAADLLAFTGQTRDSQFVPLIQRLIPNPITDARLAFNFACLHALNGNKQEMLQYMKIALFLGKETVEFENDSDFNAFRSDPDFIRMLWEGPALDPSLIPREENSK, encoded by the coding sequence ATGAAATCATTTCGAACTTCTCTCCTTCTCCTTTGTATTCTCTTAGAATGGAATTGTCTTTCTTTCGCGCAGAGGGATCGACAAGAACGTTGGGTGGAAGTGATGAATGGAATCGAAACGGGAAAACCAGAAAGTCGAGAAGAACGGGAGAAAAAAATCCTCCACTTTTTGAAATCCTCTTCGGAGGACTCGGTCGAGCTTCGAGAAACTTTGAGGAATTTTATTCTCTTTGAGAGCGCGAGGCGATTCCATGATTCTTTGGCAAAAAAGGAATTTGAAAAGGCTTCTTGGGTCGCGAGAATTTTTCAGGAGACGGTTTCGTTTTTCGGCATCGGGGAGGCGACACTGGAAGGGATCAAATCGAAGAATGTCTATTCCGCGAGAGAATACTTTGCCGCTGATCTTCTCGCTTTCACCGGACAGACGAGGGATTCTCAATTTGTTCCTCTGATTCAACGGTTGATTCCCAATCCGATTACCGATGCGAGACTTGCTTTCAACTTTGCCTGTCTTCACGCTCTTAACGGGAACAAACAGGAAATGCTCCAATATATGAAGATCGCCCTTTTTCTCGGAAAGGAAACGGTCGAATTCGAGAATGACTCTGATTTCAATGCCTTTCGTTCCGATCCGGATTTTATAAGAATGCTCTGGGAAGGTCCTGCTTTGGATCCTTCTTTGATTCCCCGGGAAGAAAATTCGAAATAA
- a CDS encoding TetR/AcrR family transcriptional regulator has protein sequence MAKDTRDLILKTSLKLFSEQGYHGTTMRQVASKAGMSLGLAYRYFDSKEAILEGIIESHDKILKRYIPDELVANSSREDVIALVSESLITLVKENEDYLRLYWNLMLQPKIHRLKRRNIHLVNMIFFETSKKTIRVIKPNYSEFEIKNLASTTIGYMINYLTNKKEFTLEDFKNYLVYTLKNT, from the coding sequence ATGGCGAAGGATACTCGAGATCTAATCTTAAAAACCTCCCTGAAACTTTTTTCGGAACAGGGATATCACGGAACCACGATGAGACAGGTCGCCTCGAAGGCTGGAATGTCTCTCGGTCTCGCGTATCGATACTTCGATTCCAAAGAGGCGATTTTGGAAGGGATCATAGAATCACATGATAAAATTCTAAAACGTTATATTCCGGACGAACTCGTAGCCAATTCCTCGAGGGAAGACGTGATAGCTCTCGTTTCCGAAAGTCTCATCACGCTCGTAAAGGAAAACGAAGACTATCTCCGTCTTTATTGGAATCTGATGCTCCAACCGAAGATCCACCGATTGAAACGAAGAAATATCCACCTCGTGAATATGATCTTCTTTGAGACTTCCAAAAAAACGATTCGAGTGATCAAACCGAACTACAGCGAATTTGAAATCAAAAATCTCGCGTCGACAACGATCGGTTATATGATCAACTACCTCACAAACAAAAAAGAATTCACCCTCGAGGATTTCAAAAACTACCTCGTTTATACTTTGAAGAATACGTAA
- a CDS encoding DUF1761 domain-containing protein, producing the protein MHPELNINYLAILVAVVVNFVIGFLWYGPLFGKVWMKEMNIPADFKPDQKEMYKSMGLMLIGSFLTAYVLFFTTNVWRPSSWHLGEDSPAYVYGFFSGIYTWLGFYLPLQINNVAFEGRSWKFFSIGAGYYFVSLQAVAMILSYWRN; encoded by the coding sequence ATGCATCCAGAATTAAATATCAACTATTTGGCGATCCTCGTCGCTGTGGTCGTAAACTTCGTCATCGGATTTCTTTGGTACGGCCCCTTGTTCGGAAAGGTTTGGATGAAAGAAATGAATATCCCTGCCGACTTCAAACCGGACCAAAAGGAAATGTACAAATCCATGGGACTGATGCTCATCGGTTCTTTTCTAACCGCTTATGTTTTATTTTTCACCACGAACGTATGGAGACCATCCTCTTGGCATTTGGGAGAAGACAGTCCGGCTTATGTCTATGGATTCTTTTCCGGAATTTATACTTGGCTCGGATTCTATCTCCCGTTGCAGATCAATAACGTGGCCTTTGAAGGTCGGTCCTGGAAATTTTTCAGCATCGGCGCGGGTTACTATTTTGTTTCCCTTCAAGCAGTCGCAATGATTCTTTCTTATTGGAGAAATTAG
- a CDS encoding FecR family protein, whose translation MNHRIKIASILISLTMTGGSIVLLSQETKTGDAKVGFLLGKAHVQKAGKSAWEPLKSNDFVDEGDLISTGNGSRLTVVYKGSEFKIQQNSKIKLASLHGESKDGRIEVNQGFAWFKVVGLKGRKFDVATATSTAGVRGTSFSVLFDPKTKDSSFCTCEGTVAVSDSDGKEVLQEKGKGTMISAKDSEMKKVEYEGIIKKLKALSGFEARLKKNASLKNCLSCHTPEGWTPPNDVQRDETYGKQ comes from the coding sequence ATGAACCATAGGATAAAGATCGCATCGATTTTGATATCCCTCACAATGACCGGCGGATCGATCGTGCTCCTCAGTCAGGAGACCAAAACCGGAGATGCGAAAGTCGGCTTTCTATTAGGAAAAGCTCATGTTCAAAAAGCGGGAAAGAGCGCTTGGGAACCTCTCAAGTCGAACGACTTCGTAGACGAAGGAGATTTGATCTCCACGGGGAACGGATCAAGATTAACCGTAGTCTACAAAGGTTCAGAATTCAAAATTCAGCAGAACAGTAAGATCAAACTCGCAAGCCTTCACGGAGAATCCAAAGACGGAAGAATCGAGGTGAATCAAGGGTTTGCCTGGTTCAAAGTGGTCGGATTAAAAGGAAGAAAGTTCGACGTTGCGACCGCGACTTCCACAGCGGGAGTGAGAGGAACCTCCTTCTCCGTGCTATTCGATCCGAAGACAAAAGATTCTTCCTTTTGTACTTGTGAAGGAACGGTTGCCGTTTCCGATTCCGATGGAAAAGAAGTTCTCCAGGAAAAGGGAAAAGGAACTATGATCTCCGCAAAAGATTCCGAGATGAAAAAAGTTGAATATGAAGGAATCATTAAGAAGTTAAAAGCACTTTCGGGATTCGAAGCGAGACTGAAAAAGAACGCTTCCCTTAAAAATTGCCTCTCGTGCCACACTCCGGAAGGATGGACTCCTCCCAACGACGTGCAGAGAGACGAGACGTACGGCAAGCAGTAG